The following coding sequences are from one Rutidosis leptorrhynchoides isolate AG116_Rl617_1_P2 chromosome 11, CSIRO_AGI_Rlap_v1, whole genome shotgun sequence window:
- the LOC139874567 gene encoding uncharacterized protein, whose product MAWIKWDQVLNSFSRGGLNIGSLKAFNLALIIKWQWRYLSSPDDMWVKVIKAIHGNYFDCTIGSSPWCSIVHACQKVVTDSVLSQNYIHLEVGNGRNVSFWHDSWCGSSPLVSRFNGLYYLDINRLDSVADKWVEGEWRWVWSREEIGSRNLTSLWNLLQELQNVNVSNREDCWKCSLNGDGLFTVKDTREHIDRSILYSHHVPTSWVKTLPKKVNVFWWRFKLDALPLRWNLSTKGIMLDSQNCPVCDTDVERLKHLFLVYGCNRHLEVGSYLARLWAT is encoded by the coding sequence ATGGCATGGATTAAATGGGATCAAGTTCTCAATTCGTTTTCTCGAGGTGGGTTGAACATTGGTAGTTTGAAGGCTTTCAATTTAGCCTTAATTATCAAATGGCAGTGGCGTTATCTTTCATCTCCGGACGATATGTGGGTCAAAGTTATTAAGGCCATACATGGTAACTACTTCGATTGCACTATTGGTTCTAGTCCATGGTGTTCTATTGTCCATGCGTGTCAAAAAGTTGTAACTGACAGTGTTCTTTCTCAAAATTATATTCATTTGGAGGTTGGAAACGGAAGAAATGTGAGTTTCTGGCATGACTCGTGGTGCGGTTCTTCTCCGTTAGTGTCCCGGTTTAACGGGTTGTACTATCTTGACATTAACAGACTCGACTCAGTGGCAGATAAGTGGGTAGAAGGAGAATGGAGATGGGTTTGGTCAAGAGAAGAAATTGGTAGCAGAAACTTGACTTCATTGTGGAACTTGTTACAAGAATTACAGAACGTTAATGTCTCGAACCGCGAGGATTGTTGGAAGTGCTCTCTTAATGGAGATGGTTTATTCACGGTAAAAGATACGAGAGAGCACATTGATAGATCGATTCTGTATTCTCATCATGTTCCTACGTCATGGGTAAAGACTCTACCAAAGAAAGTGAATGTTTTTTGGTGGCGTTTCAAGTTAGATGCTCTTCCGTTACGTTGGAACTTATCCACAAAAGGTATTATGTTGGATTCACAGAATTGCCCGGTTTGTGACACTGACGTAGAACGGTTAAAACATCTTTTTTTAGTGTACGGTTGCAACCGACATTTGGAGGTTGGTTCGTATTTGGCTAGATTGTGGGCTACCTAG
- the LOC139874569 gene encoding uncharacterized protein — MEQVVVEADRENLAEMTGSFMVWFCIWFRFDAAVSVHSFHFSRRRVFSGLDVVSGVVDIVDFVSVDEDAGLDSGPGLCVCIRFSCGSKVYAKRKWIRDLCISSNIQFLGLQESKMMRLQLFRLKSMWGNSQFDYAISLSRGFSGGIISMWDPNVFVKDQIWCEIHLVIVKGRWIKEDMVVYMMNVYAPQNVHDKLVLWNKISDFMANNVRDYILFGDWNAVRLANERSGTEYCATDAFNFNNFINNNVLHEVPLGGLQFTWRIKAGNKLSKLDRFFVTNNVLMCVDHLKGVVLPRGFSDHSPILLFHDKVDYGPTYFKVFDSWFERAGFDDTVRKEWAEINANNDQHVTIKLRLLKSKLKDWISLSRKIDSVRLKEVVEKLNGLDVLIDVGSATESQVNDRNVLFQEREVLSKLESLDLLQKSGIKWDVEGDENSKFFHYSVNHKRKQHLIQGLMIDGSWVVDAMVVKNKFFDYYLNKFDEVKSGASFNQVKPRVTLTSDDNVFLERDFDEIEIKNAVWACGSSKALGPDGRPQFF; from the exons ATGGAGCAGGTGGTGGTTGAAGCTGACCGAG AAAATTTGGCGGAGATGACTGGTTCCTTTATGGTTTGGTTCTGCATTTGGTTCAGATTTGATGCGGCTGTTTCGGTTCATTCATTCCATTTTTCCCGTCGTCGGGTCTTTAGTGGGCTTGATGTTGTTTCCGGCGTTGTCGACATTGTTGACTTCG TTTCTGTGGATGAAGATGCGGGGTTGGATTCGGGACCGGGTTTATGTGTTTGTATTAGGTTTAG TTGTGGGTCAAAAGTGTACGCGAAACGTAAATGGATTCGTGATCTGTGTATTTCATCTAACATTCAATTTCTTGGTCTTCAAGAGTCTAAAATGATGAGGTTACAGTTGTTTCGTTTAAAGTCGATGTGGGGTAACAGTCAATTCGATTATGCCATTTCTTTGTCTCGAGGTTTCTCGGGAGGTATCATCTCTATGTGGGATCCTAACGTATTTGTTAAAGATCAGATTTGGTGTGAAATTCACCTTGTTATAGTTAAAGGTCGCTGGATTAAAGAAGACATGGTTGTTTATATGATGAATGTTTATGCACCTCAAAACGTTCATGACAAACTTGTTCTTTGGAATAAAATTTCTGATTTTATGGCTAATAATGTTAGGGATTACATTCTTTTTGGTGATTGGAATGCGGTTCGTTTGGCTAATGAAAGAAGTGGAACGGAGTATTGTGCCACAGATGCTTTTAAttttaataactttattaataacaatGTTCTCCATGAGGTTCCTCTCGGAGGTTTACAATTCACGTGGCGCATTAAAGCgggtaataaactaagtaaactcgATAGATTTTTTGTTACTAACAACGTGTTGATGTGTGTTGAccatttaaaaggtgtggtgcttcCTCGCGGGTTTTCGGATCATTCGCCCATTTTACTTTTTCATGATAAAGTGGACTATGGACCTACGTATTTTAAAGTTTTCGATTCTTGGTTCGAAAGAGCAGGTTTTGATGATACGGTGCGCAAAGAATGGGCTGAGATTAATGCTAATAATGACCAGCATGTCACTATCAAGCTGAGGTTACTTAAATCTAAGCTTAAAGACTGGATTTCACTATCCAGGAAGATTGATTCGGTCCGCTTAAAAGAAGTTGTGGAAAAATTAAATGGGCTTGACGTGTTAATTGATGTGGGCTCGGCTACAGAATCGCAGGTTAATGATCGAAATGTTCTATTCCAGGAACGTGAAGTATTGTCCAAGCTTGAATCTCTTGATTTATTACAAAAGTCTGGCATAAAATGGGATGTTGAGGGAGATGAGAATTCGAAGTTTTTTCACTATTCTGTTAATCACAAACGCAAACAACATTTAATTCAAGGTTTAATGATTGATGGGTCTTGGGTAGTTGATGCGATGGTGGTCAAGAATAAATTTTTCGATTATTATCTTAATAAGTTTGATGAGGTGAAATCAGGTGCTTCTTTTAACCAAGTTAAGCCTAGAGTTACTCTTACGTCAGATGATAATGTTTTTCTTGAACGTGATTTCGATGAGATTGAAATTAAAAATGCGGTTTGGGCTTGTGGTAGTTCAAAGGCTCTGGGACCAGATGG ACGTCCTCAGTTTTTTTGA